A part of Diceros bicornis minor isolate mBicDic1 chromosome 10, mDicBic1.mat.cur, whole genome shotgun sequence genomic DNA contains:
- the SGO2 gene encoding shugoshin 2 isoform X3, protein MQRDDNIMSKTSPDSPSSVSTRQPLSTQCNLELLFLKENKQNVCSLGYSEHISSTDRLPQESHLDQSSRNSLMSEIRNVQSISHRKEKPSLSNVTERKKHVSSWESNNLADTPCVTGLDQQQISSPGLTQNNEINDPTNETNIKMQRNMQCLPDTSESGGEPAAESVNQVQGNGDLQLQKTVYDADMDLTASEVSKIVTVSAGTKNKSNKKPNDTGMKTFRKVKNSSSEKKKERSKRQFKNTSDVDIEEKTENRPERRSVVLDGKGDSEDPNFMFSTEHLTQLKILKKITLRNGFDQDDRQSTQYNKKNKRICGTDEREETYLFSQSSDKFQQEIKFDIGQSSLACNKGKASRQTFVIYNLEKGNLFPNQKDKETISEKLKVTNEFQTADLSTRDNGNLHDYESHNMLDLKKHVTDSQPAKQNQSKINKKLRQKVNRKTEIISETNQLYGDNAKDACGLEKDNIFFQTVEDKEIISGSQEVSKDFQIPALSTSDTGNLCDRETQDEVGLEKWVTNVYPLQQNESKVNKLRQKVNRKTEIISEMNYLDDDNSMHCQKNDNSFFLTQKDKAVIPENQEDPSEFTIPALFTKDSGNPYDFESQDVSRVKKPVHDLQPACQNQSEIDKKLRQKVYRKAEKVSEINQICENNDKGIHDPEKGNLFSLTQKGKEIIPMNLEDSNEFQIADPSTRDDRNLCDYETQNILGVKKHVTDMPPAKQNESKIKKSLRQKVSRKTEIILEMNQINGFKNKGVHDVEKDNFFSLTQEEKETISENMDVTDEFKTAYISTKNNGNLYEYETQKMLDMKKHATDMQSAQQKESKTNKKIRQKVNRKTEIISETFQIYEGNDKVVSGQESYTKDLGLKIGKSKQRLECQGIIGGDCTEIKSNEKENCDQISSPYKLVQKHGKELSGKAKNILAKSENKPILQLTDSSETCMSLESGSKHVPNEADSDPENHMEPRENPKQITTALNRKREIPSVGVITEGGCQAKVVSKMTSRSKRKTFREPSPDGRKVMDTLQGVSVESEQADKETNLENEKIVPIKPDSYPKVFTSLSQIYSPNIQESSCNSVPESSIPLSVSSSKNLVIRENFALESSRILQVSDDVREKMEGMKFKVNQRTQKSGIGDRILQDLTNTNFLSNNAGKSENKSDLSSEPPSRRRRCTPLYLKEPSLKRKMRR, encoded by the exons AAAGCCACTTAGACCAAAGTTCCAGGAATTCTCTAATGAGTGAGATAAGGAACGTACAATCAATCAGCCACAGAAAGGAGAAACCATCTCTTAGTAAcgtgactgaaagaaaaaaacatgtgtCATCTTGGGAATCAAATAATCTTGCAGACACTCCCTGTGTGACAGGTTTAGATCAACAACAGATTTCAAGTCCAGGATTAACTCAGAATAATGAGATAAATGATCCTACTAATGAAACGaatattaaaatgcaaagaaacaTGCAGTGCCTGCCTGACACCTCTGAGTCTGGAGGTGAACCTGCTGCAGAGAGCGTGAATCAAGTTCAGGGTAATGGTGACCTTCAGTTGCAGAAAACTGTGTATGATGCTGACATGGATTTAACTGCAAGTGAAGTAAGCAAAATTGTTACAGTTTCAGCAGgcactaaaaataaaagtaataaaaaaccaAATGATACTGGAAtgaaaactttcagaaaagtgaaaaattcaagctctgaaaaaaagaaggaacGATCAAAGagacaatttaaaaatacttcagaTGTGGATATTGAGGAAAAGACTGAAAACAGACCAGAAAGAAGATCTGTTGTCCTGGATGGCAAAGGGGATTCAGAAGATCCAAATTTTATGTTCAGTACTGAACACCTGACTCAGTTGAAAATCCTGAAGAAGATAACACTTCGTAATGGCTTTGATCAAGATGACAGACAAAGTACAcagtataataaaaaaaataaaagaatatgtgGAACAGATGAGCGAGAAGAAACATACTTGTTCTCCCAAAGTTCAGATAAATTCCAACAGGAGATTAAATTTGATATTGGTCAGAGTTCTCTAGCTTGTAATAAAGGTAAAGCTTCTAGACAGACATTTGTGatttataatttagaaaaaggTAACTTATTCCCAAACCAAAAGGATAAAGAAACCATTTCTGAAAAGCTGAAAGTCACAAATGAATTTCAAACAGCTGATCTTTCCACCAGGGATAATGGAAATTTACATGACTATGAGAGTCACAATATGTTGGATTTGAAAAAGCATGTCACTGATTCGCAACCTGCTaagcaaaatcaatcaaaaattaacaagaagcTTAGGCAGAAAGTAAATCGGAAGACAGAAATAATTTCTGAAACGAACCAGTTATATGGGGATAATGCTAAAGATGCATGTGGCCTAGAAAAAGATAACATTTTCTTCCAAACCgtggaagataaagaaatcaTCTCTGGAAGCCAAGAAGTTTCTAAAGACTTTCAAATACCTGCTCTTTCCACCAGCGATACTGGAAACCTTTGTGATCGTGAGACCCAGGATGAGGTAGGTTTAGAAAAGTGGGTGACCAATGTGTACCCTCTTCAGCAAAATGAATCAAAAGTTAATAAGCTCAGGCAGAAAGTTAATCGAAAGACAGAAATAATTTCTGAAATGAATTATTTAGATGATGACAATAGTATGCATTGCCAAAAAAACGATAACTCTTTCTTCCTAACCCAGAAGGATAAAGCAGTCATCCCTGAAAACCAAGAAGACCCAAGTGAGTTCACAATACCTGCTCTTTTCACCAAAGATAGTGGAAACCCATATGATTTCGAGAGTCAAGATGTTTCGAGGGTGAAAAAGCCTGTCCATGATTTGCAGCCTGCTTGTCAAAATCAATCAGAAATAGATAAGAAGCTTCGGCAAAAGGTATATCGCAAGGCAGAAAAAGTTTCTGAAATCAACCAAATCTGTGAGAATAATGACAAAGGCATACATGACCCAGAAAAAGGTAACTTATTTTCTCTAACCCAAAAGGGTAAAGAAATCATCCCTATGAACCTAGAAGACTCAAATGAGTTTCAAATAGCTGATCCTTCCACCAGAGATGATAGGAACCTATGTGATTATGAGACTCAAAACATTTTGGGAGTGAAAAAGCATGTGACTGATATGCCACCTGCAAAGCAGAATGAATCGAAAATAAAGAAGAGTCTCAGGCAGAAAGTAAGTCGGAAGAcagaaataattttggaaatgaaCCAGATAAATGGGTTTAAGAACAAAGGTGTGCATGACGTAGAGAAAGATAACTTCTTTTCACTAAcccaagaggagaaagaaaccaTTTCTGAAAACATGGACGTAACAGATGAATTTAAAACAGCTTATATTTCCAccaaaaataatggaaatttatACGAGTATGAGACCCAGAAAATGTTGGATATGAAAAAGCATGCCACTGATATGCAATCTGCTCAGCaaaaagaatcaaaaacaaataagaaaattaggCAGAAAGTAAATCGGAAGACAGAAATAATTTCTGAAACTTTCCAAATATATGAGGGTAATGATAAAGTTGTGTCTGGCCAAGAAAGCTATACCAAAGATCTTGGTCTTAAAATAGGTAAATCGAAACAAAGACTTGAATGCCAAGGTATTATCGGTGGAGACTGTACAGAAATCAAgagtaatgaaaaggaaaattgtgATCAAATTTCCAGtccttacaaacttgttcaaaAGCATGGGAAAGAATTATCAGGCAAGGCAAAGAACATTTtagcaaaaagtgaaaacaaacctATTTTGCAGTTAACAGATTCTTCAGAAACATGTATGTCCTTAGAATCAGGTTCAAAACATGTTCCTAATGAAGCTGATTCTGATCCTGAAAACCACATGGAACCACGTGAGAATCCAAAGCAAATAACTACAGCTCtgaatagaaagagagagatcccCTCTGTGGGAGTGATAACAGAAGGAGGGTGCCAGGCCAAAGTAGTCAGTAAAATGACATCCAGATCCAAAAGGAAGACCTTCAGAGAGCCTTCTCCAGATGGCCGTAAAGTAATGGACACCCTTCAGGGAGTATCAGTTGAATCTGAACAAGCTGATAAGGaaacaaatttggaaaatgagaaaattgtcCCAATTAAGCCAGACTCTTACCCAAAGGTATTTACATCTTTATCTCAGATATATTCACCTAACATACAAGAGTCTTCCTGTAACAGTGTTCCTGAGAGTTCAATACCTTTGAGTGTTTCTTCTAGTAAAAATCTGGTAATTAGAGAGAATTTTGCTCTGGAGAGCTCACGGATCCTTCAAGTAAGTGATGATGTGCGTGAGAAGATGGAAGGGATGAAATTTAAAGTCAACCAGAGAACACAAAAATCAGGAATAG gtGATAGAATACTACAGGACTTGACAAATAccaattttctttcaaataacgCTGGTAAATCCGAAAATAAGTCAGATCTATCTTCAGAGCCGCCAAGCCGAAGAAGAAGGTGTACTCCTCTCTATTTAAAAGAGCCAAGTCTCAAAAg